The Heptranchias perlo isolate sHepPer1 chromosome 33, sHepPer1.hap1, whole genome shotgun sequence genome contains a region encoding:
- the LOC137301421 gene encoding uncharacterized protein, which translates to MPVYTFQMLTLKSLQIFSATNNQKARFLSEKIELHVMYRDFFLIATFLLCFIADAATDETKNYSTIWKQAGDNVTLPCKYRWRSDQNSNLDIEWMIKSTDINKTDKMIATFSGGKVYTYSDLQQKISFSSENGSGGDTSLHIESLVVADSGIYHCKVKKEGTIYQEIFNLTVHDNQIAASVTPTIPVTQHNTTVYFSAWTPNSTLAPQNDSDSEKDNRAPYYMNAVQIGLGASGLVIILTFVLIAHLQHRKKAIFLHRVAVNIPEQPEDFLPQDDLQCTDQDVIYSTVQTPNQDVTYSTVQAPKQDIIYSIVQKHDRIQNCNENITYTPVQNLNAAPLPNTVIKQNPDVVYATLNKTNVALV; encoded by the exons ATGCCAGTTTATACTTTCCAAATGTTAACTTTAAAAAGTTTACAAATCTTTTCAGCGACAAATAATCAAAAAGCCAGATTCTTATCTGAGAAAATTGAACTCCATGTGATGTACCGAGACTTCTTTTTGATAGCTACTTTCTTGTTGTGTTTTAtagcag ACGCAGCGACAGATGAAACAAAAAACTACAGCACAATTTGGAAGCAAGCTGGAGATAATGTCACCCTGCCGTGTAAATACCGCTGGAGATCAGATCAAAATAGCAACTTGGACATCGAGTGGATGATCAAAAGTACAGACATTAACAAGACAGATAAGatg ATTGCAACATTCTCTGGTGGAAAGGTTTATACATATTCTGATCTGCAGCAGAAAATCTCCTTTTCATCTGAAAATGGCAGTGGGGGAGATACTTCACTCCACATTGAGTCACTGGTTGTAGCTGACAGTGGAATCTACCACTGTAAAGTGAAGAAAGAAGGCACGATTTATCAAGAAATTTTTAATTTAACTGTACACG ATAATCAGATTGCTGCTTCTGTCACTCCAACCATCCCGGTCACTCAACATAATACAACAG TTTATTTTTCAGCTTGGACACCTAATTCAACACTTGCTCCTCAAAATGATTCAG ATTCTGAAAAGGACAATAGAGCACCCTATTACATGAACGCTGTTCAAATTGGTTTGGGTGCTTCTGGATTGGTCATCATACTCACCTTTGTACTTATTGCACATTTGCAACATAGAAAGAAAGCTATATTTCTACACAG GGTAGCGGTGAATATTCCAGAACAACCGGAAGATTTCTTACCCCAA GACGACCTGCAGTGCACTGATCAGGACGTCATATACTCCACAGTGCAGACACCCAACCAGGATGTCACATACTCCACAGTACAGGCACCCAAACAGGACATTATATACTCGATAGTACAGAAGCACGACAGAATACAGAATTGTAATGAAAATATTACATATACTCCAGTACAGAATTTGAATGCAGCACCCCTGCCTAACACTGTAATAAAACAGAACCCAGATGTCGTATATGCCACATTAAATAAGACCAATGTGGCTTTGGTATGA